A section of the Phaseolus vulgaris cultivar G19833 chromosome 8, P. vulgaris v2.0, whole genome shotgun sequence genome encodes:
- the LOC137827198 gene encoding probable aquaporin PIP-type 7a → MEGKEQDVSLGANKYAERQPIGTAAQSQDDGKDYQEPPPAPLFEPSELTSWSFYRAGIAEFVATFLFLYITVLTVMGVLRSPTKCQSVGIQGIAWAFGGMIFALVYCTAGISGGHINPAVTFGLFLARKLSLTRALFYIVMQVLGAIAGAGVVKGFEGKTRFGALNGGANFVAPGYTKGDGLGAEIVGTFVLVYTVFSATDAKRSARDSHVPILAPLPIGFAVFLVHLATIPITGTGINPARSLGAAIIFNKDLGWDDHWIFWVGPFIGAALAALYHQVVIRAIPFKSK, encoded by the exons atGGAGGGGAAGGAGCAGGATGTGTCGTTGGGAGCAAACAAGTACGCCGAGAGACAACCCATTGGTACGGCGGCACAGAGCCAAGACGACGGCAAGGACTACCAGGAGCCACCGCCGGCGCCGCTGTTTGAGCCCTCGGAGCTTACGTCATGGTCGTTCTACAGAGCAGGGATAGCAGAGTTTGTTGCCACTTTTCTGTTTCTCTACATCACCGTCTTAACCGTCATGGGTGTCCTCAGGTCCCCTACCAAGTGCCAATCCGTTGGTATTCAAGGAATCGCTTGGGCCTTCGGTGGCATGATCTTCGCCCTCGTTTACTGCACCGCCGGAATCTCag GGGGTCACATAAACCCTGCGGTTACGTTTGGGCTGTTCTTGGCAAGGAAATTGTCGTTGACCAGGGCGTTGTTCTACATAGTGATGCAAGTGTTGGGTGCCATCGCCGGCGCTGGAGTGGTGAAGGGTTTCGAGGGAAAAACCAGATTCGGTGCATTGAACGGTGGCGCTAACTTTGTTGCCCCTGGGTACACAAAAGGTGACGGACTTGGTGCTGAAATTGTTGGCACCTTTGTCCTTGTTTACACCGTTTTCTCAGCCACCGATGCCAAACGTAGCGCAAGAGACTCTCACGTCCCC ATTCTGGCACCTTTACCAATTgggttcgctgtgttcttggTTCACTTGGCCACCATCCCCATCACCGGAACTGGTATCAATCCTGCTCGTAGTCTCGGTGccgccatcatcttcaacaAAGACCTTGGCTGGGACGATCAC TGGATCTTCTGGGTGGGACCATTCATCGGTGCGGCTCTCGCTGCACTCTACCACCAGGTCGTAATCCGCGCCATTCCCTTCAAGTCCAAGTGA
- the LOC137825791 gene encoding uncharacterized protein, producing MRRRQVLKHSIAYVSMLVCVCCFFIVTVTVLKLPDAPTKESAMGFYPITRSRKVSPKDANLGKFGEMMIDMLPQDLAFTVFVPSEEAFKRDLRLSVNDALKSDRFNDTYAILTRILGFSAVPRALSSANVKLGELVNYDSLSGFSLYISKDIDGMLVVNRIRSEIVDVRKKEIVVHLMDGVIMDAEFEQSVLSDNDTDED from the coding sequence ATGAGGAGGCGTCAAGTTTTGAAGCATTCAATTGCTTATGTAAGCATGTTGGTGTGTGTCTGCTGTTTTTTTATCGTGACCGTGACTGTTCTCAAGCTTCCAGACGCCCCAACAAAGGAAAGTGCAATGGGGTTTTACCCAATAACGAGATCCAGAAAAGTTTCCCCTAAAGATGCCAACTTGGGCAAGTTTGGAGAAATGATGATTGACATGTTGCCCCAAGATCTTGCTTTTACCGTGTTTGTTCCGTCCGAGGAAGCGTTTAAGCGAGATCTGCGTCTGTCGGTGAATGATGCTTTGAAATCGGACAGGTTCAATGATACTTATGCCATTTTGACTCGTATATTGGGATTTTCAGCTGTCCCTCGTGCACTTTCTTCCGCAAATGTGAAATTGGGAGAGCTTGTGAACTATGATTCGTTATCTGGGTTTTCCCTGTACATTTCAAAAGACATCGATGGAATGCTTGTTGTTAACAGGATTCGATCAGAAATAGTGGATGTTAGAAAAAAAGAGATTGTTGTGCATCTCATGGATGGGGTTATTATGGATGCTGAATTTGAGCAATCGGTTCTATCTGACAATGATACAGACGAGGATTGA